Below is a genomic region from Streptomyces sp. NBC_00461.
GACCTCCAGTACCGGGTCGGCGGGACCGGCGGAGGGCGCCGGGCGGTGGTCGGTCTCCGTCTCCTCGCCCGCCATCAGTTCCGCCAGCGAGCGCGGGGTGAGCTCGGCGACCCGGCGTGTGGCGATCCGGCGTCCGCCGCGGATGACGGTGACCCGGTCGGCGAGCGCGAAGATCTCGTCCATCCGGTGCGAGACGTACAGGACGCTCGCGCCGGCGTCGCGGAGCTCCCGCACGATGTCGAAGAGGCGGGCCACCTCGCCGGGCGGCAGCACGGCGGTGGGCTCGTCGAGCACCAGGACACCGCGGCCGCCCTCCCAGCCCTGCAGCGCGGCGGCGATGGCCACCACCGCGCGCTGCACGGGGGTCGCCGTCGCCAGGGGACGGCGTACGTCGACGCCGAGACCGAACCGTTCGACGAGGGCAGTCGTGCGTCTCTCCATCTCCGGCCAGCGGATGTTGCCGAACGCCGTGCGGGCGAAGCCGTGGCTGAGGGCGAGGTTGTCGATGGCGCTCAACTCGCCCACCAGCCCCAGCTCCTGGTGGACGAAGCGGAGCCTGTCGTGGCGGGAGGCCGTGACTTAGCCGAGGTCGAAGGGCTCGCCGTCGAGTTCGGCCACCGCACCCGGCTCCGCGTGGTGGAAGCCGGCGAGGATCTTGATGAGGGTGGACTTGCCGGAGCCGTTGGGCCCGATGAGGGCGTGAATCTCGCCATGCGCGACCTCGAGATCCACGTCCCTCAGTGCCTGGGTGGCGCCGAATCTCTTCGACAGGGCGGCCACCCGCAGTACCGGCCCGGTCAACTCAGGCCCCAGAGCGCCTTGAACTGCTTCTGGTAGCTGTCGACGATCGGGAAGTCGCCGTCGGCGGAAGGCAGGTTGTCCTTGGTGACGAGCATGTTGGGCAGCGCCGCCCTCTGGTCCACGGCCATGGACTGACCGGTGAAGTGCCGGGCCAGCGCGTCGACCTGGAGCCAGGCCGTCTCATGGGAGTTCAGCGCCATCGCGCCGTCGGTGAGACCGCTCTGGATGTACTGGTAGTTCTGCGCGTCACCGACGTTGACCACGATGTGCCTGCCGGTGAGGCCGGCGGTCTTCAGCGCGGCCGGCACGCCCACATTGAGCAGGCCCAGGGAGAAGACGACATGGGTCGCCTTCGGGTGTGAGCGGAGATACGACACCACGCGGTCCGGCATGTCCTTGCCCACCGCGGTGATCGGCACGTCGACGTTGTCCAGCGCGCAACCGGCGCACCATTTCTTGTAGTTGGCCGCGAAGGAGTCCTTTACGGGCTTGAGGATCGTGTACGCCGGCAGATCGAAGTACACGGTGTTCGCCTGGGCGCCGCTGTTCGACACCACCCACGAGGCGAGCATCCGGCCCTGGATGCCGACGTCCTTCGGCCCGTTCTTCAGCAGGGAGATGCCGTCGCCCACCACGTCGTCGGCGTTCGACTGGATGACGGGGACACCGGCCGCCTTCAGCTGTGCCAGCTGCTTGGCGTAGACGGCACGCGGGAAACCGGAGGCGACGACGGCGTCCGGCTTGTCGCGTACGGCCTGTTCGTAGGCGGCCTGGACGGACTCCGGCGTGCCCTGGGTGGCGATCTGCTTCACCTTCCAGCCGAGTTGTCCCGCGGCGCCGGTGAAGAAGTCGGCGAGGTCCTTGCAGGACTGGACGCCGCACAGGATGAAGTCGATCTTCTTGCCCTTGGGGATCTGCTTGCCGACCGGCTGGGTGACGGAGATCGCGGCCGGGCGCTGCGCATACGTCTTGAGAGCTGCGCGGGCCGCCGTCAGGCCGGGCGATCCGGGCGCCGCCGCCTGCGAGGAGTCGGCGGCCGGCGTCGTGCCGCCGCCGCACGCCGTCAGGGTGAGCAGGGCAGTGACGGGGACGATCGCGGTGAGGGCGCGGCGGACCGCGCGACCGGGTCTGGAACTCATCGTTGAGTACTCCCGTGGTGTGGCGCACGCAAGAGGTGCTGGGGAATGCAGGGCTGCGTCGATCGCCGACGTGGGGTACGGCGCGGGCCGCCGGGGTGAGAGCCCCGGGGCGCTGGGTCCGGGACGGGCAGAAGACCGTTCCGGAACGGAGAAACTTATGAGGCACTACAGCCTCAAGTGGGTCGGAGTGTGACATGCCCCAGCGGGCTTGGGGAGAGGGTCGCCGCAAGAAAATCCAGGATCTCAAGCTGATTCCGCGATGACCTCGGCAGATGCGGGCTCGTTCACCGTCGCGAGTGTTGCTCCCGACCGCAACCGGTAACTACACTCACTCTAAAGTTTCTGCCGGAGGAGAGATGATGGACGAAACATCGGAGCTGGGCACGGCGCGGTGCCCCGGGCCCAGCGTCCAGGACTACCTCGACCAGGACAGCCGCCCTGTTCCCCCCGCGCTGAGGTACGAGCGGAACGACCACCTCGGCAGCGAGGACATCGACACCGCCCGCTTCACCTCCCGCGAATGGGCCGAACGCGAGATGCGGCAGGTGTGGCGCCGTGTCTGGCAGTTCGCCTGCCTGGAGAGCGAGATTCCCGAGGTCGGCGACCACGAGGTCTACGAGATCGGCGACGACTCGCTCATCGTCGTGCGCACGGCCCCCGACGAGATCCGCGCCTTCGTCAACGTCTGCCTGCACCGCGGACGCAAACTGCGCACCGGCGGCGGCAACGTCAGCGAGTTCCGCTGCTCGTTCCACGGCTTCGCCTGGAACCTCGACGGCACGATGCAGACCCCGCCCTGCGCCTGGGACTTCCCGCACGTCACCCCGGAGAAGTTCGCCCTCCCCGAGGCCCAGGTGGCCACCTGGCGCGGCTTCGTCTTCATCAACATGGACCCGTACGCGGAGTCCTTCGACTCCTACCGCGGCACCTTCGACGACTACTACATCTGGCCACTGGAGAACCGCTACAAGTCGCTGCACATCGCCAAGGTGCTGCCCTGCAACTGGAAGATCGCACAGGACGCCTTCATCGAGTCCTTCCATGTGATCGCCACGCACCCGCAGATGCTGCCGTGGCTCGCCGACGCCAACTCCCAGTACGACGTCATCGCGGACCAGCCGAACTGGAACCGGATGATCAACATCCAGGGCGCGCCCAGCCCGCACGTGGCGGAGTCCGTCACGGAGGAGGACGTCCTCGAGACGTTCTACGACTCGCGTTCGTTCTACGCCGCGGCCCAGGGCCGTGACCTGGTGATGCAGGAGGGCGACGATCTGCCGGCGATCCCGCCGGGCGGCACCGCCCGCCAGGTCCTCGCCGAGCGGATGCGCGCGCAACTGGCGGCCACCTCGCAGCAGGACTTCTCGCAGACCGCCGACACCGAACTGCTGGACGCCATCAACTACTTGCTGTTCCCCAACTTCAACCCCTGGGGCGGCGCCAAGTCCAACATCATCTACCGGTTCCGGCCCAACGGCCTCGACCCGGACTCCTGCACCGCGGAGATCATCTTCATGTCGTCCCCGAAGCAGCCCGGCGAGATGCCGCCCCCGGTGAAGGTCCGCTGGGTGCCGGAGGACATGCTCTTCGCCGACATCCCCGAACTCGGCGTGCTCGGCCCCGTCTTCGACCAGGACTGCGAAAACCTCCCCTACGTCCAGCAGGGCCTCAAGGCGATGCGCAAGCCGGGCATCACCCTGGCCAACTACCAGGAGAGCCGCATCCGCCACTTCAACCGGACGCTCGACCAGTGGATGGATCAGTGACCCACCCCGTGGCGGTCAGACCCCTGGGCGTCGAGCTCGAAGTCCTCGACGGCGAGGACCTGTTCACCGCCGCCCAGCGGCTCGGCTACCGCTGGCCCACCGTCTGCGGCGGCAAGGGCACCTGCCGTACCTGCTTCGTCCAGGTGGAGGACGGCGCCGAGAACTGTTCCCCCGTGGGCCCGTTGGAGCGCGAGGGCATCGAGGCCCTGCGCAGGCCGGTGGACGGCCTGACCCGGCTCGCCTGCCGGCTGCGGGTCGAGGGCCCGGTGACCGTGACCAAGCGCGGCGTGCGCCGCCGAGTGCAGGAGTGAGACCCCATGTCCAAGCAAGTGATCCACCCCCTGACCGGGCACGTGTACCGGCTCACCGAGGGCGGACTCGTCGAGGTGACCGACCCCAGGACCGGGGCACAGGGCGTCTTCGACTTCCAGGCCCGGTGGCAGTCGGGCGAACTGCGCCACGCCGACCTTCAGATGGCCGGCTGGGTCGGCCGCCTCGCACAGCGGCGCACCCCGCCTCGGCCGGAGGGGTGACGCCGTGTCCCCGGGCACCACCCGCGTGGTCTGTCTGGTACGCCGCCCCGAAAAGGAGCCGGTCCCCAGTGACTTCGCCGTCCAGGAACGCCCCCTGCCACCCCTCGGTGAGGGCCAACTCCTCGTCCGCAACCTCTACATGAGCGTCGACCCGTCCATGCGCGGGCGGCTGGAGAGCACCGAGAAGCACTACACGCACAACTTCACCCCCGGATCACCGCTCGACGGGCGGGCCCTCGGTGTCGTGGAGGAGAGCCGCTGTCCCGGCGTGCAGCCCGGTGCCTACGTCCGCCACCAACTCGGCTGGCGGGAGCGGGCCGTGCTGGACGGGGCGGACACCGACGGAGCGGATCGCATCGACCCTCAACTCGCCCCGCTGTCCACCTGGTTGGGGCTGCTCGGCCAGACCGGATTCACCGCGTACGTGGGCCTGACCCGGATCGCGGCGCTGCGCCCCGGCGACACCGTCTTCGTGTCGGCGGCGGCCGGGGCCGTCGGCACCGCCGCCGGCCAGTTCGCGCGCCTGCTGGGCGCGGACCGAGTCGTCGGCACCGCCGGCGGGACGGACAAGTGCGCCCTGCTGGTCAAGGAGTTCGGCTACGACGCCGCCGCGGACTACCGTGCCGAGCCGGTGCGCGACGCCTTGGCCCGGATGGCACCCGACGGCATCGACGTGTACTTCGACAACGTCGGCGGAGAGCAGCTCGCCGCCGCCCTGCACGCGCTGCGGACCGGTGGCCGGGTCGCCCTGTGCGGCATGATGTCGCAGTTCGGCGGCGCCCGACGGACCGTGGACATCAACCATTTGATCCAGGCGATCCTCAAACGGCTGACGCTGTGCGGTTTCATCGTCCGCGACCACGACGACCTGCGGCCGGAGTTCGAGCAGCGGGTCGCGGGCTGGCTTGCCGAGGGCCGGATCACCACGCGCGAGACGGTCGTGGACGGCCTGGAGAACGCCGCGGGGGCGCTGCTGTCCCTGCTCGGCGGCGGAAACGTCGGCAAGATGCTGGTCCGCCTGGGCGATTCCGGCTGAAACGCCACCCGTTTCAGCGCATGGGGTGTGACGCGGCGACGGTGTGGGCCGTCAGGGAGACCCCGACCCGGGTCAGCCCCGCCGCGGCCGCCCGGAAGTCCTTGATGTGCGCGGTGGAGAAGTGCTCGTCCAGGGCCTGCCGGGAGGTCCAGTGCTCGTACACCCGGATACGCCGCTCGTCGGCGGGATCGGCGGTCATGGCGTAGTCCAGACAGCCGGGTTCCTGCTCGCGGGTATGCCGGCCCAGCTCGACGAGGGCCTTCAACATGGCGGCGCGGTCGGCGGGCTCGTAGTCCATCCAGCCGGCGACGATGATTTCCTCGGCCACGGGATTCCTTTCGCGGTCGTGCCCGCGGACCCGTCGCCCCGGTGCAGGGGAGCGACGGGCCCGCGGTGCTTCAGATGCCGAGCGGCGCCGGGACGCTGTCCACGGTGACGGTGCCCTGGTCACCGTCGACCGTGATCACCATTCCGTCCCGCAGGCGCTGTGTCCCGCCCTCGACGGAGATGACGGCCGGGATGCCCAGTTCGCGGCAGACCACCACGGCGTGGCTGTTGAGCGCGCCCACGTCCACCACGGCCGCTCCGGCGACCAGGAACAGCGGTGTCCAGGCGGCGTCCGTGATCGGTGCGACCAGCACCTCCCCGGGCTCCAGCGCCTCGCACGAGGCCGGGTCGGTGACTACCCGCACGCGGCCCGTGTAGGTGCCGTGGCTGCCGCCGACACCGCCGAGGACATCACCCTCGACGGCCGCCTGCGTCCGCTCCTCGGCGCGCCGCGGCCAGGTGCCGATGTCGGTCTGCGCGTCGTCCGCGACGAAGAACGGCGGTTCCAGGTCGTGCAGGGCGGCGTACTCCTCGAGCCGGCGCGCGATGACGGGGCCGAAGGACTCCGGGGCTGCGACATAGTCGTCGAGCTCGGTGTCCAGCAGCATCATCACGTCCTCGGGCCGGGCGAAGAGCCCCGCCTCGACGCCGCGGCGACCGAGTTCCCGTACGGCCATGCGGATCTCGTTGACGACGGTGACGCAGTTCGCCTTGGTGCGCTCGCGCGCCGGGATCCACACCTGGGAGGCGTGCATGCCGGCGTCGAGCATGGGCCGTGTCTCCTCGGGCAGCACGGCCCGGATCTCCTGCGCCGTCCGCTCGCGCCGTTCGGTCAGCCGTGTCCGGCGGGCGGCGGGGGAGTCGTCGTCGGGACTGTGGCGGATCCGGTCGACCAGGGCCAGTGCCTGGACGGGCGCGGCCTCCCAGGACAGCGCGTGGATGTCCCACTCGTTGGGGCCGCGGTCGCCGGACTCGGCCAGGAACTCCTCGAAGGCGTCGCGGAACGTCTTCACGTCGCCGGTCGCCCCGTCGAGGGCCTGCTCCACGGCGCCCGGACCCCGGTCGAACAGCGCGCTCAGCTCAGCCGAGGCCGCCACCTGCCGTGACAGCGTCCACAGTCCGGTCGAGGGGGAGGCGGAGTCGACGTCGCCGAGACCGCCGATCAGGTCGAGCATGGCGCCGGGACGGTCGACGCTCGCGCACAGCGGGCCGAGGATCGCCGGTCCGACGGACGCGGGCAGCGAGGACTCGACGTGCCGCTGGAAGGTCGTCTCCACCTCGCCCAGCAACGACCGTGCGTACGCCGCCAGTTCGGCCTCGGAAAGCCGCGTCAGGTCGGGCCGGGAGCGGCGCAGGGCGCGCAGACGCTGCCGGTCGGCGTCGGCCTCCGGGAAGCCGCTCTGGCCGAGCATCCGCTGCAGCGTCCCGCCCGCCTTGGCGGTCAGCTCCTCGTCCTGGTCGTCCGGGTGCGCCGCGTACACCGGCGTGTCGGAGCGCTGTCCGACGAAGGCCGCGTCGATCTGGTCCGCCGTCTGGCCCATGCGGATGCCGAACAGCCGCATGTGGGACAGGTTGAGGTAGAAGTGGCCGCCGAACATGCCGACGAACGGCGGTCGGGGGCCGGCCACCTCCTCCTCGCGGTAGATGCCGAACCCGACGAAGCCGCGACGCCAGCCCTGCAGGCCCTGCCCCCATACCAGGGTCCAGCCCAGCGGGCTGGCGGGTTCCGGCAGGGTCTCGCCCGCGTTGGCGCGGGTGTAGTGCGGCAGCCGCTCACTGCGCTGCCAGTCCGTGATCCAGCTCTTCATGACCGAGGTCTCCCGCTGTCCGTACCCGCGCCTACCACTGCGCCGTTCCGCCGTCGACACTGATCAGTGCGCCGGTGATTCCTGCCCCGGCCTCGCTCGCGAGCAGCGAGGCGACCGCCGCGATCTGCTCCACCGTGGTGATCTTCTTGGTCGCGGCGTGCTCGGCGAAGCGGCTCAGCCACTCCTCGTAACTGATGCCCTCGGCCTCGGCAGCGGCCGGCCCCGCCGCACGCATCAGGTCGGTGTCGACGGCGCCGGGGCAGATGGCGTTGCAGGTGATGCCCTGGGTGCCGTACTCGAAGGCGGTCGCCTTGGTGAGCCCGTGGATCGCGTGCTTGTTGGTGATGTAGTGACTGATCCCCGGCTTGTTGGCCTGCTTGCCCTCGACGGAGGAGATGTTGATGATGCGACCCCAGCCGCCTTCCAGCATCTTCGGCAGCGCCCGGCGGGTGCCGTAGAAGTAGCCGTTGACGTTCAGCTTGAGGGCGTCGTGCCACGCCTCGTCGCTGAGTTGGTGGATGGGGGCGAAGCCGGAGCTGCCGCCGACGTTGTTGACCCAGATGTCGAGCCGGCCGAAGCGTTCGGCGGCGAAGTCGGCGAGGCCCTCGATGTCCTCCTGGCTGTTGGCGTCGCAGGGGTGGAAGACAGCCCGGTCCCCGGCGCCCATCTCCTCCAGGGCCTGCTTGCCCTTGATCTCGGAACGGCCGCTGATGACGACCGTGGCGCCGTCGGCCACGAAGGCCTCGGCGATGGCGCGGCCGATGCTGCGCGTGCTGCCCGTGATCACCGCGACACGTCCGTCGAGGCTGCCCGTAGCCACCATGCTGTTCTCCCGCGGGTGTTGTTGGTTCGTCACCTGGTGGCTCTGGCGGCTTGAACGCCGTCTCCCAGGTGCTGGTGGATGATGCGGTGCAAGTGCTGGAGTCCGGGCTCGTTGCGTCCGAAGACGAAGTCGGTCCCGTCGAGGGCCTTGAGACCCTGCTGGACTCCGTAGGTGGTCGCGTAGTCCTCGTCGCGGACCACCTCGTGGAACCACTCGCCGAATTGGTCGGCGGCCTGGCGCTCCTCCTCGGTGACCGCCGGTTCCCGCAGCAGGATGATCTGCTGGGTCACCGACTCGGTGGCCGTCCGCGGCAGCACAAGGGAGACGGCGATCTTCTGGCGCCAGCCGCCGGCGATCGCGAGGCCCGGGAAGAGCCAGTAGATGGGTCCGACGCAGTCGCCGGGATCGCGCTGGTCCGGGGGCAGTTCGGCCGCCTGCGCGATGGGGCGCAGGGCCGGTGCGATGCGCTGGTGGGGGCCCCAGGTGTCGTGGGCCATCATGTTGGAGAGGTTCGTCTCGAACACCGTCTTCGGGTGGAGCGAGGCGAAGTGGTACGTCTCCAGATATCCGTCGAGGGTGACCTTCCAGTTGGGACTGGTCAGCTCGCTGGTGGCGTAGTGGTGGCACTCCGCCAGCCGCATACCCTCGAGGAGCGGCTGCAGATCGCCCAGCCAGGCGTCCAGGTCGGGCTCGGCCGCCGGGTCCAGCGAGACGAAGACGATCCCCGCGCGCTCCCCGGCCGGAAGCCTGACCAGGCTGCGCCCCTCACGCGGAACGTCACCGAAGGTCTTCTCGGCGTAAACACCCCGCAGTTCGCCGGCCAGGTCG
It encodes:
- a CDS encoding ATP-binding cassette domain-containing protein, with product MTGPVLRVAALSKRFGATQALRDVDLEVAHGEIHALIGPNGSGKSTLIKILAGFHHAEPGAVAELDGEPFDLG
- a CDS encoding sugar ABC transporter substrate-binding protein, which codes for MSSRPGRAVRRALTAIVPVTALLTLTACGGGTTPAADSSQAAAPGSPGLTAARAALKTYAQRPAAISVTQPVGKQIPKGKKIDFILCGVQSCKDLADFFTGAAGQLGWKVKQIATQGTPESVQAAYEQAVRDKPDAVVASGFPRAVYAKQLAQLKAAGVPVIQSNADDVVGDGISLLKNGPKDVGIQGRMLASWVVSNSGAQANTVYFDLPAYTILKPVKDSFAANYKKWCAGCALDNVDVPITAVGKDMPDRVVSYLRSHPKATHVVFSLGLLNVGVPAALKTAGLTGRHIVVNVGDAQNYQYIQSGLTDGAMALNSHETAWLQVDALARHFTGQSMAVDQRAALPNMLVTKDNLPSADGDFPIVDSYQKQFKALWGLS
- a CDS encoding aromatic ring-hydroxylating oxygenase subunit alpha — its product is MMDETSELGTARCPGPSVQDYLDQDSRPVPPALRYERNDHLGSEDIDTARFTSREWAEREMRQVWRRVWQFACLESEIPEVGDHEVYEIGDDSLIVVRTAPDEIRAFVNVCLHRGRKLRTGGGNVSEFRCSFHGFAWNLDGTMQTPPCAWDFPHVTPEKFALPEAQVATWRGFVFINMDPYAESFDSYRGTFDDYYIWPLENRYKSLHIAKVLPCNWKIAQDAFIESFHVIATHPQMLPWLADANSQYDVIADQPNWNRMINIQGAPSPHVAESVTEEDVLETFYDSRSFYAAAQGRDLVMQEGDDLPAIPPGGTARQVLAERMRAQLAATSQQDFSQTADTELLDAINYLLFPNFNPWGGAKSNIIYRFRPNGLDPDSCTAEIIFMSSPKQPGEMPPPVKVRWVPEDMLFADIPELGVLGPVFDQDCENLPYVQQGLKAMRKPGITLANYQESRIRHFNRTLDQWMDQ
- a CDS encoding 2Fe-2S iron-sulfur cluster-binding protein; protein product: MTHPVAVRPLGVELEVLDGEDLFTAAQRLGYRWPTVCGGKGTCRTCFVQVEDGAENCSPVGPLEREGIEALRRPVDGLTRLACRLRVEGPVTVTKRGVRRRVQE
- a CDS encoding transposase — translated: MSKQVIHPLTGHVYRLTEGGLVEVTDPRTGAQGVFDFQARWQSGELRHADLQMAGWVGRLAQRRTPPRPEG
- a CDS encoding NADP-dependent oxidoreductase; amino-acid sequence: MSPGTTRVVCLVRRPEKEPVPSDFAVQERPLPPLGEGQLLVRNLYMSVDPSMRGRLESTEKHYTHNFTPGSPLDGRALGVVEESRCPGVQPGAYVRHQLGWRERAVLDGADTDGADRIDPQLAPLSTWLGLLGQTGFTAYVGLTRIAALRPGDTVFVSAAAGAVGTAAGQFARLLGADRVVGTAGGTDKCALLVKEFGYDAAADYRAEPVRDALARMAPDGIDVYFDNVGGEQLAAALHALRTGGRVALCGMMSQFGGARRTVDINHLIQAILKRLTLCGFIVRDHDDLRPEFEQRVAGWLAEGRITTRETVVDGLENAAGALLSLLGGGNVGKMLVRLGDSG
- a CDS encoding putative quinol monooxygenase, yielding MAEEIIVAGWMDYEPADRAAMLKALVELGRHTREQEPGCLDYAMTADPADERRIRVYEHWTSRQALDEHFSTAHIKDFRAAAAGLTRVGVSLTAHTVAASHPMR
- a CDS encoding PEP-utilizing enzyme, producing MKSWITDWQRSERLPHYTRANAGETLPEPASPLGWTLVWGQGLQGWRRGFVGFGIYREEEVAGPRPPFVGMFGGHFYLNLSHMRLFGIRMGQTADQIDAAFVGQRSDTPVYAAHPDDQDEELTAKAGGTLQRMLGQSGFPEADADRQRLRALRRSRPDLTRLSEAELAAYARSLLGEVETTFQRHVESSLPASVGPAILGPLCASVDRPGAMLDLIGGLGDVDSASPSTGLWTLSRQVAASAELSALFDRGPGAVEQALDGATGDVKTFRDAFEEFLAESGDRGPNEWDIHALSWEAAPVQALALVDRIRHSPDDDSPAARRTRLTERRERTAQEIRAVLPEETRPMLDAGMHASQVWIPARERTKANCVTVVNEIRMAVRELGRRGVEAGLFARPEDVMMLLDTELDDYVAAPESFGPVIARRLEEYAALHDLEPPFFVADDAQTDIGTWPRRAEERTQAAVEGDVLGGVGGSHGTYTGRVRVVTDPASCEALEPGEVLVAPITDAAWTPLFLVAGAAVVDVGALNSHAVVVCRELGIPAVISVEGGTQRLRDGMVITVDGDQGTVTVDSVPAPLGI
- a CDS encoding SDR family NAD(P)-dependent oxidoreductase; translation: MVATGSLDGRVAVITGSTRSIGRAIAEAFVADGATVVISGRSEIKGKQALEEMGAGDRAVFHPCDANSQEDIEGLADFAAERFGRLDIWVNNVGGSSGFAPIHQLSDEAWHDALKLNVNGYFYGTRRALPKMLEGGWGRIINISSVEGKQANKPGISHYITNKHAIHGLTKATAFEYGTQGITCNAICPGAVDTDLMRAAGPAAAEAEGISYEEWLSRFAEHAATKKITTVEQIAAVASLLASEAGAGITGALISVDGGTAQW
- a CDS encoding aromatic ring-hydroxylating oxygenase subunit alpha — protein: MVQTSSPEIRETDADRNPPSAPAYSSWISQDRSTDAASLTMRREAAELVERVMAHYRANTTHEADGQWTEPVANYLDADRWQRETDAVHRSVPLPLAMSCELPGPNTYKAIDVLGIPVLITRDRQGAVHAMINACRHRGAKLLEPGCGVSRRLTCPYHSWSYDLAGELRGVYAEKTFGDVPREGRSLVRLPAGERAGIVFVSLDPAAEPDLDAWLGDLQPLLEGMRLAECHHYATSELTSPNWKVTLDGYLETYHFASLHPKTVFETNLSNMMAHDTWGPHQRIAPALRPIAQAAELPPDQRDPGDCVGPIYWLFPGLAIAGGWRQKIAVSLVLPRTATESVTQQIILLREPAVTEEERQAADQFGEWFHEVVRDEDYATTYGVQQGLKALDGTDFVFGRNEPGLQHLHRIIHQHLGDGVQAARATR